One Mycolicibacterium sp. ND9-15 genomic window, CCAGCGACCAGTCGCGGTCGGCGGAGATCTCGCCACGGTCGGCGGCGCGCCGCAGTATCCCCGAGATCATGCGCCGTCCGCGCAGCAGCATCAGATCGTCGAGCGCAGAGGCCAATTCGCGATCGTGCACGGCTTCGAGCGCGACCTTGAGGATCAGGTCGTAGGAGACGATCGCGTCCTCGTTGCGTTTCGCGAGTTCGATGAGCGCTTCGAGATCGCCGGTGAGGCTGCCGGTGTCCGGGGTGTCGTCGGTGAGCAGATCGGGCCGCCAGTACACCAGCGCGTCGGTCATCAGCGCGGCCTTCGACGACCAGCGGCGGTAGATCGCCGCTTTGCCCACCCCCGCGCGCGCGGCGATGTCGTTCATGTTCGTCGCGTCGTAGCCGTGTTCCTTGAGAGCTGCCAGCGCCGCGTCGAGGATCGCGGGATCTCTCGACCGGTCCAGGCGCCCCTCGGTGCGCCGGCGCAGCTTCGGTTTAGTCTCTGCCATCACCGCGAACCCTGACTCACGACCCCGCGGGTTGCGGGATCGGTGCGGTGTCCCCTGG contains:
- a CDS encoding TetR/AcrR family transcriptional regulator, whose protein sequence is MAETKPKLRRRTEGRLDRSRDPAILDAALAALKEHGYDATNMNDIAARAGVGKAAIYRRWSSKAALMTDALVYWRPDLLTDDTPDTGSLTGDLEALIELAKRNEDAIVSYDLILKVALEAVHDRELASALDDLMLLRGRRMISGILRRAADRGEISADRDWSLVADVTTAMSLMRVVNGQRVDAKFVREVIETLVLPATRNPDQG